In the Dictyostelium discoideum AX4 chromosome 6 chromosome, whole genome shotgun sequence genome, TTCTACTATAGGATACTGGATCGTCGTTGGTTGGATcattaaaatattgaattgatCTTTCTGAACAAAAATCCAGTATTTCCAATTTCGAGAAATCTAATAATGGTCTCACCAATAGCACAGAGTGggtatttgaaattttggTTATTTTAGTCATGGCTGCTAGTCCATCCAATCCactgtttttattaattctttgtATAAATGTTTCCATttgatcatttaaatttgttccataaaatattaaattattaccatttccAACAGACTCACTCATTAGTATCTCAATTCTTTGATTACGTAATGACACTTGTTGTTTACATCTTtgttcatcaatttcaactactttatgtttaattttaataaagtttgaattattatcattgttgattaattgattgatGATTTTACTTATGTATGGTATATCCTCGGCTACAGGATTTGTCATTTTATGATCGATTGTAATCACtgtgatttttaattttctatttaCATTGGCTGAATTCTCTCCAATACAccaattctttaataaatataataataccaTACTATCACTACCACCAGATACACCAATAACTAATGTTGATTTATTACTAATAGTTAATGTATTCATAAATTcttgaaatttaaattcaatcattttagAATCAAAGAAAATATCTGGTCTTGCTTTTGCTTCACTTATTTTTTCACTGTAatcattactatttttattactaccattatttttatttccaaataaaccagtatttacaattttatttgttacaCTTAAactcattaattttttaatttcttttaatttattatattgattGATATCAACTGGTAATCCAATTGTagtttcttttattttttcatttttgtcAATactaaaattatcattatcattattatttttattattattatcattatcattattattgttatatatatgtgttgttttattattatttataccactattattattgttattattattatcatcattaatattataagtTGGTGATTTTGATGTAGTTGTTGAATAGTATGACACATTTATTCTATTCGCTATGGTatattttggtaatttaattaatttattcattattgATACACataaatttttgattatttttaattttttttaatcttttattttttttttattttatattttatttgttttgtttgaAACTATTTTGCTTTTGTaatgtgtaaaaaaaaaaaaaaaaaaaaaaaaaaaaaaaaaatttaatttttcctgaaaatgatttttataaaaaatgataaaaaagaaaaaaattcacTAAAACAGTGACTtggtttttgaaaaaaaaaaaaaaaaaaaaaaaaaaaaaaaattataccaTTTTatactttaattttaaaattttattccaaaaattattttaatatatatttatatttggttATCAACtagaaaagtaaaaataaaaataaaattaaaaaataaaaatttggaTATGTGGTCATCACAGAATTtaattgtataaaaaaaacttttttttcattttttttttttttttttttttaattattttttttaaattttcaatttttttttttttttttttttttaaaaatttttttttttcttttgttgttCACCTAAAtcatcatataaaaaaaaataaaaaaatgaataaaactaatcaattaattaatatttgtattttggtcacattatttttaattggaagTTCATCAGCATTAACATTACAAGTTGAACCAAAATCACAAGaatgtttttataatttcatagAGTCTGGAAAGACTTCTTTACTCCTCTATCAAGTTATTAGAGGTGGCTTATTAGATATTAATGTTAAggtaaatttcttttttttttttttattatctcaTTCCTATTGTTTTTCACATCATTACCACCATCACTACTATCATCTTTGTCACCGTCACCATCACTATCATCTTTGTCACCTCATCATTACTACGCCACATCACCGCCAATCATacctttttaaatattaatatatataattcattatttttcgCATATGTGaaatatcatttattattggtCACATTAATTTAGCTCACAGATCCAAAAGGAAATACAATTTTTGAACGTCTTCATTTTGATACACAAATGAAAGGTAAACAAAGTTTTACCGCTGGTGAATCAGGTGCATACAAAGTTTGTTTCAATAATGAAATGTCAAGATTTACCGCCAAAGTTGTCACATTTACATGGGCTTCTGAAGAAGAAGGTGTCAAAGAAGTTGCCAAAGGTGGTATGTATTGATTATTAGAAtataaattactattattatggtGTATATAGAAAGAAAGAGAAGAGAGAAAGAgttggaaataataaaaaggtaATCAAATCgagtttattaataaaaccctatatttttttattttttaaaaaaattaattaaaaaaaaaaaaaaaaaaaaacaaattaaaatttagatTCAATCACTCCAATGGATCAATCAGTTCAAAAGATTGAAAGAGTTCTTCAATCAGTTATTCATgaacaaaagaaattaagATATAGAGAACAAGCAAACAGAGATACCTCTGAAAGTACTAATGCACGTGTTGTATGGTGGACAATCGCTGAGGTTATTGTATTAGTTGTAATGGGTGTTGGTCAAATTTGGTATTTAAGAAAATGgtttgataataaatcaacagGAAgagtttaaaataattttttaaaaaaaaagaaataaaaaaaaaataaataaacaattataataaataaaataattttttataaaaaaaaaagaaaaacataTAGTCACATTATCCACACCCAAATGAAaggctttttttttttttaatattgattagTTCCAGTGTAGTTAGTTtaccatttatttattttttgttttttttttatcattttccattttttttataatctttttctttttttttttaaaaaaaaaaaaataatcaaaatcatgatatttttagaataatcaataattttttttttttttttttttgcaaatCAAAACAATAAGAATGTCATTTTTTaacaatgattttaaaatagatagaattaataatagtaataattatgaaaaatcattttggaaaattattagtaatttttatctattaaaattaatttttaataaaattaatgatacaGAGTggataaaatttgaaaatccaaaacaaatcaatcattttaaaaatagaaaaaagtttaaagaTATTACATCTTTAAAATggatgttaaaaaaaaaattattctcattattaaaacttaaaatcaataacaaTGACgagtttattaatattgataaacaTTCGATTTATGAATTATTTCGATCATTATCATTGACTCCAAACTCTATTAATGTTTTAGATAATACTATTCatggtaataatgatgaagaaaatTTCATTGAAACTCAAGAGAATTGGATATATAATGATCTTGAAGCACAATATGATCAACCAAAATCCATTGTAgaatataatgaaaatgatattattcaaattaaagaaatattaaatttattattaaataagaGAAggaatgaatttgaaatttgtgATTTAACAAATGCAGCGATTAATTGCAATAGTTTATATGTTTTGAAGTTATTAATTAGTGAACCATATTATATTGATGTTATTCCATCATCGATTTTATTGGCATATAGAAAATGTGAcccaattattattttagaattatttaaatttaataaatcaattttttcattttatgaaattaaaattcacTCTTTGGAACAAtcaagtaaaaataaatacaattcTTTAGAAATGGTTAAATTTATCTTagaaaatgattatttatataaattaaatgaaattgaaaaacaatcaccatcatcatatatatcattattttttattgaaatttcacataggaaattaaaagttgaaaatgttttaaaattaaaatgtttaaaaactattaaaattttaatggaattaaatttaattgaaccatcaacatttgttgataattcaatttttgatgtattaaattttaataatacttttgaagaatcaaaaacaattttgttgttttgttTAAAGTATTtcccaaaattaaaaaatgataaagaaatcaaaaaaaaactagaaaacattttagaaaatgattgtgataatttaaaagaattacaaacgttgattataataaatttacatcctttaaatttatatagaCAATACATCAAGAATTATCAAGAATCAATAGATGAATGTCATTTAGATGGTTTAGTTTCAAATGATTATGATATGGAAtccaataaatttattacctTTTATAGATTATCCACTTTACTTTCTTTTGGGGgtcaaaaaatatttaatctttttaaattggataacgcaagaaatttattattaacagaaaaagatattaaaaaaagtaatataaaatttcatcctttattatttgattcataTGATTCatcaaaacttttaattgataatatatcAGTAGTAGAGTGGTTAATCGATAATAATATGATGTTAAGGGTACTCAATTCAAACATGATttctattaaatttaaatcttttgattttggatTATCCTGctttttaaattatgaagtattaagaaatttaaaaagaagtttaatatttgaacaatttttaaaggaTTTCTTTTTCTCATCAATCGAAAATGGATCaattaatatattgaaaaaaataagtaaTATCGTTCGAGAATATATCAATGTATCTCAATTTTATAGTACAATAGAGCTTTTTTTACCAAATGATATATATATTTCCTTAGAGgtgtttaattatttcaatgaAAATGGTTTTAATGGTTTTAGGGATCAATTactatataaatttttaaaactatctATTGATAAACATCCATCATTAAAAAAGgttaaaataaatcataatCTAATTGGTTTATATGACTTAATCCTTTTTTTCccaaaagatttaaatttagttaaattatttcttaataatattgacaaattaaaagaagataATCCAATTCAAGAgttagataataatatatacaatcaatattttgatttagtccaaaacaatttcaaaacaaaGCAATTggtttcaattattaaattaattatctcAAAGTTTAATAACAATTCAAATGTacatattttaaatcattattttaatCTCTTGATAAGAAATTATGGTGTAACTATTGAAACTATTAAAACAATACAAGATCTACtgtttgaaaattcaattgttATTGAAAATTCTACAATTCGTACATTCTATTACCTAAATGCTAGATCCCCAAAATTTACGAAATTAATACTCACAGGAATTAAATCATATTGGCTTTGTTTAGGAACGgatcaaattaaatcaattgaaatttatattagtaatttcaattataaatatttaactgaacaacaagaaatttatggaaatcaaaaatttaaaaattcatttgatataattttaaaagagttaatttcaaatattatttttaaaaaatttaaaactaatccaaatattgaaataagAGAATTTGAAAGATTAACTAAACCTCTTTTAatatactttttaaaaattggaagaagagatttatttttagaaaattatcAATGGTTTAAAATGATGTTAtataaacatttaaataatttaagtaTTTTAGAACTAATTGCGGAATGTACCTCATCAATTTTATCTCCATCAGTTCCTTCGAATGGTAatcttaaattattaaactcaatatcaccaatttttagaaccaattatttcaatgacagttttaaatttaaaaaaccaaatgattttgatttgaatttgttttttaaatcttgtaGCCAATATGAACTTTCTATAGTATtagaaaattatttcaattcaaATAGTTTCCTTTCAAAGGctttatttgaatcatttgattttaataacattgataatttaaagtttttaattgaaaattataataatcacattcaattaattggtttatttgattataaaaaatcatgTTTtctatctttaaaatttattttaaataatttcccacaaaaattttataatcatattataataccaattgaaattcaaaaggaatcattaaatgatttagaattttctgataattttttaaactacatttatatttatttcagCAATAATGtagattcattaaaatttttaaattcagaaaatggtaaaataaatcaattcattcaagaattaataattaaaattagggaattaataacaacaaataaattatttttaattgaaaaaactgatcaatcaaaacaacaaaaatcagataaaaataatgaaattaaatcaataatcgaacaaaaagatattaaagaattactattatcaaatttaaataattatttagaaattaGAGATTCACAAaggaatttaaaaaaaagtgaatttgaaattaaatatttaaatgatgataataatttatttattcaatcaTTTATAAATGGTGATATTAAACAATGTGAATTGTTACTActtcattttaaaaactttattttaacaaaatcttcaataacaaaaacaattataaataataatatttttataattaaatatttttatcataaacttataaaaattaatttaattttattaaattatttaaaatcacaattattacaaaattatgactataaatataatttaaattggttagaataaattattattattttattattattattattattattatttaaaaaaaaaagaaaattatatattatattttataagtTTATtcgaacaaaaaaaaaaaccttttttgtttattattactttattttttttttttttttttttttttttttaattaaaagaacCATCAAAACCACTAAAAcctgataataaaaatattggatAATAAGGTTTCTTTGCGATTTGAGCAGACCATTGCCAAGCAGAAGTTAATCTACCATCAATACAAGAGCCAGCATCGAAAAAGTTATCGGCACCACTACCATCGAAAGCGTGTTTAAAGAAATCACAAAGGATGATTTTGGTTAAAGTTTGTGGACCACCAAAGGTGTTTTTGATGTAAGCAACTAAATTTGGATCGGTGATCTTTGGAATATATTCAATGGTTAAAACGATTGGACTTAGGATTCTAGAGATTTGAGTGTATTTATCGATGAAAACCAAAGAGTTTGGAACGTTATGATCACCCAAATGAATAACGGAAGAACCAACCCAATCATCACCAACTTTTTTTTGAGTTTGACGTAGAATACTATGCATAATTTTACCAACGTTTGGACATTGTTGAATACGATTTAGACCTTGACCAGTGTTTGATAATTGATATCTGTGTCCGCATAAAAGATCAATTTCTGCAAAGTACCAAAGTTTAAACATATCATGAAGAATATGTTGCCACAAGGAGAGTGATTGATATACATAGTTATATTGTTTACGATGATTGTGAGAAAGACGTGCACCACCAATGCCATGTTCCAAAGCCAATGAAAAACCTCTCTCTGATTGATTTGGACTAAAGTATTCCTTGAGGAGATGTTTCATTTTCTTGACTGGATCACGATTCTCCCTAAGGAATGTATGATTATCACAGATGGAGTAAATACAAACCTCAATCTCCTCTGATTTCAACATTGATGATGAGTAACGACGTGATAATGTTTTGATTGCATGTTCCTTTTCACGAATTTCACGTTGAATTTGAGGTCTGGTTTTATTCTCTGCTAAAACCTCACGAGTTGCCAATTCTAACAATGGATCCTCTAACAATTTGAGTCCGTTACGTTCATCCAAAAACAAGAAAACGGTTTTCAATGGTTTAATCATATTAAGTCCACTAAGATTTTTCTTTACATCTTCATCTGCTGCATCTTGTAATAAATGAATCATTTTACCATATTCAGTTCTCATCTTTGCTGGATTCATAATCTTGTGTCTTctaccaatttcaaaaacattttgaaagaattcttcattttcaaagaaatctttattttcaactAATTGTTgaccttttttaaaatcactttttttttaaaataataaaataaataaaattagttttgaaaatttataaatttatatatattttttttttttttttttaaaaaattataattaccTTGCAACCAATAAACCTGATAAAATTGCACACATACCTCTTAATTGATCatttattctttttgattttgaaccACCAACATGAATGATATCGATTTTATCTGTATATTCTGAAACGTGAAGTGCTGCCTCTAAAAGACGAAGATCATTTCTCTCACGAATATTTAAACGAATTGGAATATATTTAGATCTTTCTGTGAACCAATCCTTTGAAAGTCTTGGAATAAAATCTGtaaaattttcattcttGTGAATGAATTTCTCCTCGTCCTCATCAAtctcttcatcttcatctttatGGTGATTATTGATTTGATGATTATTAGAACCCCCACCATTACGTTGTTGATTAGTATGATGAAAAGGTAATGGATTGAGTAAATTACTAGTGCCTCTATACATACTATTTATACTGttaatgttgttgttgttgttattaatacttttattatcatcCATTTCAATGTTGTTAGTGttgttggtattattattgttgttgttgttgttttgaaCTTTTTCATCTTCTTTGCCATGTAATGGAGGTTGACGATCacgtttatttaattcatcatAATCAAGTTCTTGAccatgtttatttttaaaaatatgtgACCTACGTGAACCTCTTCTATGGAGTgactaaaatttttttgaaaaaaaaaaaaaatatattttaaatattagactttttttcttttaatttttcttttttgtatttttcttttttttttttttttttttatatatacatacaGTTGAACAAACTGTACAAAGTTCATCTTGACATTGCAAACATACAACTTCAGCTGGTTGATCTGTACATTCACAGCACATACCTGGagtttcttcatcttcactCATAGATTCAAATTTACGATTGGTTGAGTCATCTTCTTCTATATCTATATCATCAAGGTCGTTATCCAAAActtttgttaatttattttgttttgacatttctataataaataataaataaaaaaaaaaaaaaggtttagtggtgtggaaaaaaaaaaaaaaaaaatggaaattagATATTtggatcaacaacaaaaaaaaaaaaaaaaaaaatttttgaaaaaataaaaaaaattggaaaaaagaaaaaataaagaaagtTGAACTTGAAGGgggtgaaaataataaatgtttaCTACAAAAAACATTAACCATATCcctaaaattttcttttttttttttttctttcttattttactttttttttttactttttttttttacttttttttttgttttttttttttttttttttgaaaccaatgatttaaatatactaatgttatttttttaattttttattatttttttttaaatgatttaccTTCAGATTGatctcttcttttttttgaagtttTGGACGCCACCTTTAACTCGTTTTTGGTATGTTCAGAAGAATGCccagaaaataaattatataccCAATTAATTATTGCTACAAGTATTATTAGGTTAATCAATAAACCTAATATTAGGGCTGAACTATCTGTTTGAAAGTTTTGTATATAATTCACAATTTTATAATgactaataaaatattatttttttttttattttcttttttttttaaaaattggagaacaaaaaaataaaataaaaaaaataaataaaaataaaattaataaaaaaaaaaaaaaaaaaaaaaaaaaaatattaaagaatttttttaaaattttcaaaaaaaaaaaaaaaaaaaaaaaaaaaaaataataaaaaataaaaaataaaaaaaaaaaaaaaaaattaaattaaaaaaaacgaaaaaattatttgttttttttgttttatttaatataaaaaataataaatcccttttttatattaaatattcgTGAATCTGATCTTTTccaaaaataactttttttttttttttttttttttttttttttttttttctctctcgAATACTGTATTTTGGAATTGATTGGGTTTGacttaaaatattttttttattgataaacCAGAGCCTCCAAAAGatcgataataataaaaaaaaaaaaaaaaaaaaaataataatataataaaaataaaagttattaattttttaaatattttaattatttatttatttgtttattttgacCAAATTACTGGAtgtttttgatttgtttGATTCATGAATTGAGTTTGAGAATCTTCATCAATTGGAGAAGAACGTTTTTTATAACGACCATCAGATAACATTTCCCAAGCGTTTGAATCATTACAATAaacatttataatttcatagAGTTGTTTGATGTTATTAGCATCGTCAACAGGAACCATTACTTCGACACGACGTTTAAGATTACGATGTAACCAATCGGCTGATGCAATATAAGCTTTTGGTTTGCCATTATTATGGAAACAATAGATTCTTGAATGTTCAAGGAAACGACCAAGAATTGAGATgactttaatattttcactGATACCTTTAATTCCTGGAAGTATTCTACAACGACCTCTAACGACTAGAGTGATTTTCACACCTGCTATACTTGCTTGGTAGAGGGCATTGACCAATCTCTTATCATCCAAACCATTCATGACGGCATTGATAGTTGCGTCTTTACCTTCTCTGGCGTTCTTTGCCTCGTTATCGATCAATTGGATTAAAGTGGATCTCATATTCATTGGAGCGATTAAAAGTTTCTTAAAGGAGGATACACGGCTATAGCCAGTGAGGTAGTTGAAAAGGTTGCACATATCTTCACCTAGGTCAGGGTCACAACTGAATAGACAAATATCGGCATAGACGTCAGAGGTGCTTGCATTGTAGTTACCAGTGGAGATATTTAAATACTCTCTTAGACCATTCTCCTCCTCACGTACGACCATTGCGATTTTAGCATGAGTTTTCAAACCAACCAAACCATAACTTACATGACAACCAGCTTGTTCCAAAAGACGGGCGAATTTTGTATTTTGTTCTTCGTCACCAGATGCCTTCAAATCCACCAAGACCATAACCTCCTTATGAGAGGCAGCCTCGCAAAGTGCACGAATCAATTGAGAATTTGAGTTTGTTCTATAGATTGCGATTTTGATTGCCAATACTTTTGGATCCTTAACTGCACTTTCAATAAAGAATTGAACAGAAGAATTGAAGCTTAGATAAGGTAAATTCACCAATAGCTCACCTTTTCTAATGACAGAAAAGACGTCCTCTGATGGATATTTTGCCAAGTTTACTAATCTACTTGGGATGTGGGGTACCCAAGGTTGGAATTTGAGATGTGGTAAGTTTAATTTACAAAGTTCAAAGAGATCTTGTAAACCCAATGGACCATTGATGACGTAGACATCATAGGCATCCAATGCCAATTGTGTCTTTAACATATCCAATATCTCTGCGGGCATATTATGACTGACCTCTAATCTAACCATTGGTGCAAACTTTCTCTTATGTAATTcggttttaattaattccaaAAGATCATTTGCCTGATCCTCTCCACTAAGCTTCAAATCATTGTGACGTGATACACGGAACAATGACTTTGTCAAGATTTTAGTGTTTGGGAAGAGTGTATCCAAATTTGCCAATATTATCTCCTCCATTGGTATGATTGAATAGTTGGAACGTTGTTTAATATGTACAAAACGTGGGATTCTTTGAGGCACTTTAATACGTACGAATCTGGTGGTATCTTCGTCATGTTTCAAAAGGACCGCTATGTTCAATGAGAGATTACTAAGATTAGGGAATGGATGACCTGCATCGACCACCAATGGTGTCATCAATGGGAAAACATGTTGTAAAAAGAAACCACGTAATTGAATTTTCTCTGGTTCTGTTAAATCGGAATACTTTATAATgaatacattattatttgaaagttCTGGTGCTAATATATTCATATAGATATTATAAATCTCATTGATTAAATTTCTTGTTGTATTCAATACCATATTAATATAATGTTCCTCTGGTTTCAATGTTTTTCTAGTAGAAATATAACCTAATCTTAACTTTAATGCACGTTTACAAAAATACATATCCAAATTTTGTGATGTAATTGCAATGAATCTAACACGTTCTAATATTGGATAAGTTGGATT is a window encoding:
- the empB gene encoding hypothetical protein (emp24/gp25L/p24 family protein): MNKTNQLINICILVTLFLIGSSSALTLQVEPKSQECFYNFIESGKTSLLLYQVIRGGLLDINVKLTDPKGNTIFERLHFDTQMKGKQSFTAGESGAYKVCFNNEMSRFTAKVVTFTWASEEEGVKEVAKGDSITPMDQSVQKIERVLQSVIHEQKKLRYREQANRDTSESTNARVVWWTIAEVIVLVVMGVGQIWYLRKWFDNKSTGRV
- the ppk1 gene encoding poly P kinase, which gives rise to MITNSKMENKILDEFDEEELNKLKINSNNKESTTTTTSTTTTTTTTTSTSGEESDDEHTGSSSSTAAMELHRYKISQECPVDFEDDYDEESSSFDEEDEDSAAESNGGNGKLIPNPNDKKKKRSSKSSSKSSKSKSKSKNKETTANPVQNCQLMESGTLFSPTEFVKSSTVNPSKSPVQPIKLSSMLGLSELGTSNVLTVQNPQPISEPLKNDISSGSSSSSSSNNNNSNSNSNGNCNSDSTKSKFTSLNSWDAPPLANVLPDPSYCQDIVDSENNFIVPSVKHTILDVDNLFNNLIQNTNNNNNNDFKSSTMIGKPFSSGGDGSTSPLISGLSSSSIIPNGNGSLAEQQQQQQQSIPESEIPIDIKVLQLSGSRMFFNRELSELIYFYRILYEAYNPTYPILERVRFIAITSQNLDMYFCKRALKLRLGYISTRKTLKPEEHYINMVLNTTRNLINEIYNIYMNILAPELSNNNVFIIKYSDLTEPEKIQLRGFFLQHVFPLMTPLVVDAGHPFPNLSNLSLNIAVLLKHDEDTTRFVRIKVPQRIPRFVHIKQRSNYSIIPMEEIILANLDTLFPNTKILTKSLFRVSRHNDLKLSGEDQANDLLELIKTELHKRKFAPMVRLEVSHNMPAEILDMLKTQLALDAYDVYVINGPLGLQDLFELCKLNLPHLKFQPWVPHIPSRLVNLAKYPSEDVFSVIRKGELLVNLPYLSFNSSVQFFIESAVKDPKVLAIKIAIYRTNSNSQLIRALCEAASHKEVMVLVDLKASGDEEQNTKFARLLEQAGCHVSYGLVGLKTHAKIAMVVREEENGLREYLNISTGNYNASTSDVYADICLFSCDPDLGEDMCNLFNYLTGYSRVSSFKKLLIAPMNMRSTLIQLIDNEAKNAREGKDATINAVMNGLDDKRLVNALYQASIAGVKITLVVRGRCRILPGIKGISENIKVISILGRFLEHSRIYCFHNNGKPKAYIASADWLHRNLKRRVEVMVPVDDANNIKQLYEIINVYCNDSNAWEMLSDGRYKKRSSPIDEDSQTQFMNQTNQKHPVIWSK